A region of the Zhihengliuella halotolerans genome:
AGAACGATCGGAGAGATCCCGTGGTTGAGCACCTGATCGAGGACGTGGCGCGCTGGCCGCACCATGACGGCTCCGCGCTGACCGTCTCCGACCCCTTCCCCCGCCTGGGGGACGTCGTCGGCGTACGGTTGCGGGTACCCCGCTCCCTCGGGACGGTGCAGGGCGTCTGGCTGCGCAGCGTGCGCGACGCCGAACCGCACTACGACGCCGCAGCACTCCTGCCGTGCCCCGAGTCCGGGGGGCGGCAGGGGGGCGCCGACGTCGTCTGGGACTGGTACGCGGCGGAGTTGAGAATCGTCAACCCCGTGCAGTCCTACCGGTGGCTCGTGCGCGTGGGTGGGCGCAACCACTGGCTCAACGCGGCCGGCTTCTTCGCCCTGGACGTGCGCGACGACCACGATTTCCGTGTGACCTCCGTCGACCCGGAGCGTTCCACCGCGACTCCGGACTGGGTGCACCGCTCGGTGATGTACCAGGTGTTCCCGGACCGGTTCGCGCGCTCCGCGCAGGCCGACCAGCACTCGACGCCCGAGTGGGCGATCGCGTGCGACTGGAACACCACGGAGGTCATCGGGCAGGGCCCCGAGACCCCGCGCCAGTTCTTCGGGGGAGACCTGCCAGGCGCGCTCGAGAAACTGGACCACATCCAGAGCTTGGGCGCGACGGTCGTGTACCTCACGCCGATGTTCCCGGCCCGCTCCAACCACCGGTACGACGCCTCCGACTTCTCCGGCGTCGACCCGCTGCTCGGCGGAGACGAGGCGCTGACCGAGTTGGTCCAGGCGGCGCACGCCCGGGGGCTGCGCGTCATCGGGGACCTCACGGCGAACCACTCTGGCGACGCCCACGAATGGTTCCGCGCCGCGCGTGCCGACCCGGACGCCCCCGAGGCCGACTACTACTACTTCGACGACGCCCACGAGACCTACGTTGCGTGGCTCGGCGTCGACTCCCTGCCGAAGTTCAACTGGAAATCGGAGGGCTTGCGCTCCCGATTCGTCCTCGACGAAGACTCGATGGTGGCCCGCTGGCTCCGGCCGCCTTTCGACCTCGACGGTT
Encoded here:
- a CDS encoding glycoside hydrolase family 13 protein is translated as MVEHLIEDVARWPHHDGSALTVSDPFPRLGDVVGVRLRVPRSLGTVQGVWLRSVRDAEPHYDAAALLPCPESGGRQGGADVVWDWYAAELRIVNPVQSYRWLVRVGGRNHWLNAAGFFALDVRDDHDFRVTSVDPERSTATPDWVHRSVMYQVFPDRFARSAQADQHSTPEWAIACDWNTTEVIGQGPETPRQFFGGDLPGALEKLDHIQSLGATVVYLTPMFPARSNHRYDASDFSGVDPLLGGDEALTELVQAAHARGLRVIGDLTANHSGDAHEWFRAARADPDAPEADYYYFDDAHETYVAWLGVDSLPKFNWKSEGLRSRFVLDEDSMVARWLRPPFDLDGWRIDVGNMTGRQGAEDLNHEVAALIRARMREIKPDAMLLAESTSDAAADFQGDTWQGAMTYTNFTRPLWHWLSGDTALEGEEWFFGVPPGVVDRIDGREFLATHLDFVSGYPWTVRRCNMNALDTHDTARAAGRMQPGGQAVGVVLQYTMPGIPMVFMGDEFGLTGWNGEASRTPMPWDDPARVSEDLRGIYGRLGALRQSSPALLDGGIRWVHAAGDVLAFVREHAEQSVLVVAARDDFELALPRSLVSATPVERWRREAQLNGGISLASGDDGVLTLRGAAGADAGVWILPGVPQP